In the Hylaeus volcanicus isolate JK05 chromosome 1, UHH_iyHylVolc1.0_haploid, whole genome shotgun sequence genome, one interval contains:
- the LOC128883637 gene encoding hyaluronan mediated motility receptor-like yields the protein MSFSKARIQRFNEFENEVPPPGAYDPKFDVKVKGIVIEKSDRFHDNKSVVSAEHDLSVSAKSRSNVVASFRTPQLPRKKVSPRSCSKAKPRALIPTSTKKLKYKPEHQLADLQVECTNKNKTIQEHEKLIEDMKTESRKLELQLEELRRKQADTEDQHRKDIETMAKLQQDVLNGHVEKHQFEIEHLRCQLFEVSDEKEREIQARKAVEEDLRNRIAGFTQRIVELESELVDEKRANEEKIQALEAQIEELLKKLQDLTERHKCEVSLLEQDKSELNSFINHLTDEIAECEERMKKTIAESDEKVNAIKEAKATVEEEMRSTVERYKASLARVEMERTALDEKLAQKDAEINRLSAILEELKSSAETQESFSQSLQMELDRAETELAGKKEELRALKDQIRSEAAEMVARRKRFEVIMAENQASVAALTKRLAQSNAEIERLQRELKRGEDCINEHRDLLSIMHNNSQMVHVQVHTLMEQLDANKGLVNQLEAESLSEVESIRTIFEAKIEDLKQIVTNEVTKLKDDCDIKDADNAEMKKQLHEMADHLNEAQSVLLKMEERYDAQELEISRVELLNVKLNDQLKASKEALEETTKFFETQSANHKIALSEANAKIQELSDRIKSLEEKDNIIQDKTKSLEYERASREAAEEKIKNLLEHNERLAKDYQEISEKYAELLGHQNHKQRIKHVSQLKDKINQLEQDLRVKIRITEQQQKIIEKLKAEEKRTHSKGKENMLGIPKSAHATPVSSPHKSLTPLRDRND from the exons ATGTCGTTCTCAAAAGCAAGAATCCAAAGATTTAACGAATTTGAAA atgaAGTTCCTCCACCCGGAGCTTACGATCCTAAATTCGACGTTAAGGTTAAAGGTATCGTTATCGAGAAATCAGACAGATTTCATGATAACAAAAGCGTAGTCAGCGCTGAACACGATTTATCAGTTTCTGCTAAAAGTAGGAGCAACGTTGTTGCGAGTTTTAGAACG CCACAACTTCCGCGTAAAAAGGTATCCCCGAGATCGTGTTCGAAAGCGAAGCCACGCGCGCTTATTCCAACCAgcacaaagaaattaaaatataaacctGAACATCAGCTTGCGGATCTTCAAGTGGAATGTacgaacaaaaacaaaaccaTACAGGAGCACGAAAAGCTCATCGAGGATATGAAAACGGAATCGCGAAAGTTAGAATTGCAATTGGAGGAGTTACGTCGAAAGCAAGCTGACACGGAGGATCAACACAGGAAAGACATAGAGACGATG GCTAAATTGCAGCAAGACGTATTGAATGGTCACGTTGAGAAACATCAATTTGAAATAGAGCATCTTCGTTGTCAATTGTTCGAAGTTTCGGATGAGAAAGAACGGGAAATTCAAGCTAGAAAAGCGGTAGAAGAAGACCTTAGGAATCGGATTGCGGGCTTTACGCAAAGAATAGTCGAGTTAGAATCCGAATTGGTCGATGAGAAACGCGCcaacgaagaaaaa ATCCAGGCACTCGAAGCGCAAATAGaagaacttttaaaaaagttgcAAGATTTAACGGAAAGACACAAATGCGAAGTCAGTTTGTTAGAACAGGATAAATCTGAATTGAATTCTTTCATTAATCATTTAACCGACGAAATCGCGGAATGcgaagaaagaatgaaaaaaacgaTCGCCGAGAGCGACGAGAAA GTAAACGCGATTAAAGAAGCAAAAGCTACTGTAGAAGAAGAAATGCGATCAACCGTGGAAAGATACAAAGCATCTTTGGCGCGAGTAGAAATGGAACGAACAGCATTAGACGAAAAACTAGCGCAGAAAGATGCTGAGATTAATAGACTTTCTGCGATCCTTGAAGAATTAAAGTCTTCCGCAGAAACTCAG GAAAGCTTCAGTCAAAGTTTGCAAATGGAGTTAGATCGTGCCGAAACTGAATTAGCTGGAAAAAAGGAGGAACTGAGGGCTTTAAAAGATCAGATTCGATCGGAAGCAGCAGAAATGGTGGCTAGAAGGAAGAG ATTCGAAGTTATAATGGCAGAAAATCAAGCATCGGTTGCTGCTTTAACTAAACGTTTAGCGCAAAGCAATGCCGAAATAGAACGGTTGCAACGCGAGCTGAAACGTGGCGAAGACTGTATAAACGAGCATCGCGATTTATTGAGTATCATGCATAACAATTCACAAATGGTACACGTACAAGTACACACCTTAATGGAGCAGTTAGATGCTAATAAAGGATTAGTTAACCAACTAGAAGCTGAGAGTTTAAGCGAGGTGGAGTCGATCAGAACTATATTTGAAGCTAAAATCGaagatttaaaacaaatagtAACAAACGaagtaacgaaattaaagGATGATTGCGATATAAAAGATGCTGATAATGCTGAG aTGAAGAAACAACTTCACGAAATGGCTGATCACCTCAACGAAGCGCAAAGCGTGCTACTCAAAATGGAAGAAAGGTACGATGCTCAAGAGTTGGAAATTTCTCGAGTGGAACTGCTCAACGTTAAGCTTAACGATCAGCTGAAAGCTAGCAAAGAAGCTCTGGAGGAAACTACCAAATTTTTTGAGACGCAATCCGCAAACCATAAAATCGCGTTGAGCGAG GCAAATGCTAAAATTCAAGAGCTGTCCGATAGAATTAAAAGTCtcgaagaaaaagataatattatacag GATAAAACCAAGTCTCTTGAATATGAAAGAGCCTCTCGAGAAGCGGCCGAAGA gaaaataaaaaatcttctTGAACACAACGAGCGTCTCGCAAAAGATTACCAAGAGATTAGTGAGAAGTATGCCGAGTTACTTGGTCATCAAAATCataaacaaagaattaaaCACGTGTCTCAATTAAAGGATAAAATTAACCAACTGGAACAG gacTTGCGCGTCAAAATACGGATAACAGAACAACAGCaaaaaatcatagaaaaacTGAAAGCAGAAGAAAAACGTACGCACAGTAAAGGGAAGGAAAATATGTTAGGAATTCCGAAGAGCGCTCACGCAACGCCCGTTTCTTCCCCGCATAAATCATTGACTCCTCTGAGAGATCGAAACGATTAG
- the LOC128883697 gene encoding tumor suppressor candidate 3 has protein sequence MDYKKYIIFLGFLLNLNYVCCQYRTKNTQSSSLSDRVQQLTELALTRPVIKFNGAKFKEYVRTTPRNYSVVVMFTAMAPQRQCQICRHANDEFVIVANSFRYLQSHSKKLFFASVDFDEGSDVFQMMRLNTAPVYMHFPPKGKPKPVDTMDIQRVGFGAEAIAKWISERTDIQIRVFRPPNYSGTVAITILLVLIGGFVYLRRNNLDFIYNKTIWGLGALFFTLTMISGQMWNHIRGPPFIHKSSNGNVAYIHASSQGQFILETYIVMVLNGAVVLGMILMTEAASRKGDVKKRRIFAAIGAGLVAVFFSLLLSIFRNKAQGYPYSLLFK, from the exons ATGgattataaaaagtatattatattcttaggatttcttttaaatttaaactatgTTTGCTGCCAGTATAGGACAAAAAAT ACTCAGAGCTCTTCTTTATCAGATCGTGTACAACAATTAACAGAGCTAGCTCTCACAAGacctgtaataaaatttaacggTGCAAAGTTCAAAGAGTATGTTAGGACTACACCAAGAAATTATTCTGTCGTAGTAATGTTTACTGCTATGGCACCACAAAGACAGTGTCAAATATGCAG GCATGCAAATGATGAATTTGTAATAGTAGCAAATTCATTTCGGTACTTGCAATCTCactccaaaaaattattctttgcaTCTGTAGATTTTGATGAAGGTTCAGATGTATTTCAAATG aTGAGATTAAATACTGCACCAGTGTATATGCATTTTCCACCAAAAGGAAAACCAAAACCAGTAGATACTATGGACATTCAAAGAGTTGGATTCGGAGCAGAAGCAATAGCAAAGTGGATATCTGAACGTACTGATATTCAG ATTAGAGTGTTCAGACCACCAAATTATTCTGGAACAGTAGCTATAACAATACTTCTAGTACTCATTGGAGGCTTTGTATACCTGAGAAGAAATAACTTGgactttatttacaataaaacaatttgGGGACTTGGAGCATtg TTTTTCACCCTTACAATGATATCTGGACAAATGTGGAATCACATTCGGGGACCACCATTCATTCATAAATCATCTAATGGGAATGTGGCTTATATCCATGCATCATCTCAAGgtcaatttattttggaaacatATATCGTGATGGTTTTGA ATGGAGCTGTAGTATTAGGTATGATTTTGATGACTGAAGCAGCGTCGCGTAAAGGTGACgtaaaaaaacgaagaatatTTGCCGCGATAGGTGCTGGATTAGTTGCAGTTTTCTTCAGTCTcctattatcaatatttaggAATAAAGCTCAGGGTTATCCATACAG CTTACTTTTCAAGTAG
- the LOC128883705 gene encoding polyprenol reductase has product MHINFIRVQFFVYSIIIVTGGLLINYVESYLPLFITRTFRYGKFSVKEYQSILNRIEVPKKWFKHFYMFAGPASSYIFYLIVYKYFWDGDIPKNVIWVLNMLLGSFRQPLVSPESTFVAATLFSLHCWKRFYETHYVTIFSNAKMNVTHYLVGLSHYIGALVSIIGESKGFVEGSEGHFSWQRITYSQLVYAVIFILSSYAQLRANYILRHLRKTKDGEVNANAYKIPYGGLYEYVSGALQITEIIIYVTTSIILWESSTFHYITFWVLSNQISTAVLTHQWYIQTFQSYPKSRKILIPYLL; this is encoded by the exons AtgcatatcaattttatacgtGTACAGTTTTTTGtgtatagtataataattgttactgGTGGACTATTAATTAACTATGTGGAGTCCTATTTACCTCTTTTTATTACGCGTACATTTCGTTATGGCAAATTTTCTGTAAAGGAATATCAATCAATCTTAAACAGAATAGAAGTGCCCAAAAA atggtttaaacatttttatatgtttgcTGGACCAGCTTCaagttacatattttatttgattgtttataaatatttttgggatGGTGACATAcctaaaaatgttatttgggTATTAAATATGCTTCTGGGGTCATTTAGACAACCACTAG TTTCACCAGAAAGTACATTTGTGGCTGCCACACTCTTTAGTCTTCATTGCTGGAAAAGATTCTATGAAACACATTATGTAACTATTTTTAGTAATGCAAAAATGAATGTTACTCATTACTTAGTAGGATTAAGTCATTATATTGGGGCATTAGTATCTATTATAGGTGAATCTAAAGGATTTGTTGaag GGTCAGAAGGACATTTTTCATGGCAGAGAATTACATATAGTCAGTTAGTATATgcagttatttttatattatcatcATATGCTCAATTGAGGGCAAATTACATACTTAGACATTTACGAAAAACTAAAGATGGTGAGGTCAATGCCAATGCATATAAGATACCATATGGTGGCCTTTATGAATATGTGTCAGGTGCATTGCAAATTACagagataattatttatgtaacaaCTTCCATAATTTTGTGGGAAAGTTCcacttttcattatattacattttggGTCTTGTCAAACCAG attagTACTGCCGTATTAACTCATCAATGGTATATACAGACATTCCAGAGTTATCCAAAAtctcgaaaaattttaattccttaCCTTTTGTAA
- the LOC128883663 gene encoding TNF receptor-associated factor 6-B-like isoform X1 encodes MFPQIMARLDNDKERITDEKNILCGDGMKEYLEPRFECPICLTWLRDPVLTSCGHKFCSQCIYTWLQKEGACCPVDSQPLKSESDLFRDLYTSREISQQRTPCPYQHFGCEIKLSPVDMEAHIDQCVYKRSLSNSQNIYCHFKKVGCIETFSVEEDLHTHLETNINLHLTMVLKTLPQVSITQTHANAVAAESKLWDPPPKSGTSSENNEPSLEWQHLLKNLYERIVVLEQQNRELSITVSNQKTQLTTLQTSLRFNQEEMFLRSCNGVYIWRLHSFHEKLDSMINDPLKMFYSPGFYTSPNGYKICARINVSSKDPEFVSLLLHIMKSENDDGLDWPFNGTMYFILVHPHDWEKDIREITSSRPDLEAFRKPVCELNKRSFGYTEFVRIRDLTNFLQNDCLIFRIEVRVQDRFKIPV; translated from the exons ATGTTCCCACAGATAATGGCCAGGTTAGACAATGATAAAGAACGTATCACAgatgaaaagaatattctc TGTGGCGATGGTATGAAAGAATATCTTGAGCCTAGATTCGAGTGTCCTATTTGTTTAACTTGGCTACGTGATCCAGTTTTAACATCTTGTGGTCATAAATTCTGTTCGCAATGTATATACACTTGGCTTCA aaagGAAGGGGCTTGTTGTCCTGTTGATAGTCAACCACTTAAATCAGAAAGTGATTTATTCAGAGATTTGTATACAAGCAGGGAGATATCTCAGCAACGTACACCTTGTCCTTACCAACATTTTGGGTGTGAGATTAAGTTATCTCCTGTTGACATGGAGGCACACATTGATCAATGTGTATATAAAAGAAGTCTCTCaaattcacaaaatatttattgccaCTTTAAAAAAGTTGGATGCATAGAAACTTTCAGTGTAGAAGAAGATTTACATACACACttagaaacaaatataaatcttCATTTAACT ATGGTTTTAAAGACACTACCTCAAGTATCCATTACACAAACTCATGCTAATGCAGTAGCTGCTGAATCTAAGTTATGGGATCCACCACCAAAAAGTGGAACATCCTCAGAAAATAATGAACCATCATTAGAGTGGCAGCACTTGTTAAA GAATTTGTATGAAAGAATAGTTGTCCTGGAACAGCAAAACAGAGAACTGTCTATAACTGTTTCTAATCAAAAAACACAGCTTACAACTTTGCAGACATCTTTACGATTTAACCAAGAAGAAATGTTTTTGCGCAGTTGTAATGGTGTTTATATTTGGAGGTTACATTCCTTCCATGAAAAGCTTGACAGTATGATCAATGAtccattaaaaatgttttatagcCCTGGTTTCTACACGAGTCCTAATGGTTATAAAATTTGTGCTAGAATTAATGTGTCTTCTAAAGATCCTGAGTTTGTATCATTGCTTCTGCATATAATGAAATCGGAAAATGACGATGGTTTAGATTGGCCGTTTAATGGtacaatgtattttattttggtacATCCGCATGATTGGGAGAAAGACATACGAGAAATAACTTCATCAAGACCAGATCTTGAAGCATTTAGGAAACCAGTATGCGAATTGAACAAGCGGAGTTTTGGTTATACAGAATTTGTACGAATACGAgacttaacaaattttttgcaAAATGATTGTTTGATCTTTAGGATAGAAGTTCGTGTTCAAGATCGATTTAAAATACCAgtataa
- the LOC128883663 gene encoding TNF receptor-associated factor 6-like isoform X3 has protein sequence MIKNVSQMKRIFSKEGACCPVDSQPLKSESDLFRDLYTSREISQQRTPCPYQHFGCEIKLSPVDMEAHIDQCVYKRSLSNSQNIYCHFKKVGCIETFSVEEDLHTHLETNINLHLTMVLKTLPQVSITQTHANAVAAESKLWDPPPKSGTSSENNEPSLEWQHLLKNLYERIVVLEQQNRELSITVSNQKTQLTTLQTSLRFNQEEMFLRSCNGVYIWRLHSFHEKLDSMINDPLKMFYSPGFYTSPNGYKICARINVSSKDPEFVSLLLHIMKSENDDGLDWPFNGTMYFILVHPHDWEKDIREITSSRPDLEAFRKPVCELNKRSFGYTEFVRIRDLTNFLQNDCLIFRIEVRVQDRFKIPV, from the exons ATGATAAAGAACGTATCACAgatgaaaagaatattctc aaagGAAGGGGCTTGTTGTCCTGTTGATAGTCAACCACTTAAATCAGAAAGTGATTTATTCAGAGATTTGTATACAAGCAGGGAGATATCTCAGCAACGTACACCTTGTCCTTACCAACATTTTGGGTGTGAGATTAAGTTATCTCCTGTTGACATGGAGGCACACATTGATCAATGTGTATATAAAAGAAGTCTCTCaaattcacaaaatatttattgccaCTTTAAAAAAGTTGGATGCATAGAAACTTTCAGTGTAGAAGAAGATTTACATACACACttagaaacaaatataaatcttCATTTAACT ATGGTTTTAAAGACACTACCTCAAGTATCCATTACACAAACTCATGCTAATGCAGTAGCTGCTGAATCTAAGTTATGGGATCCACCACCAAAAAGTGGAACATCCTCAGAAAATAATGAACCATCATTAGAGTGGCAGCACTTGTTAAA GAATTTGTATGAAAGAATAGTTGTCCTGGAACAGCAAAACAGAGAACTGTCTATAACTGTTTCTAATCAAAAAACACAGCTTACAACTTTGCAGACATCTTTACGATTTAACCAAGAAGAAATGTTTTTGCGCAGTTGTAATGGTGTTTATATTTGGAGGTTACATTCCTTCCATGAAAAGCTTGACAGTATGATCAATGAtccattaaaaatgttttatagcCCTGGTTTCTACACGAGTCCTAATGGTTATAAAATTTGTGCTAGAATTAATGTGTCTTCTAAAGATCCTGAGTTTGTATCATTGCTTCTGCATATAATGAAATCGGAAAATGACGATGGTTTAGATTGGCCGTTTAATGGtacaatgtattttattttggtacATCCGCATGATTGGGAGAAAGACATACGAGAAATAACTTCATCAAGACCAGATCTTGAAGCATTTAGGAAACCAGTATGCGAATTGAACAAGCGGAGTTTTGGTTATACAGAATTTGTACGAATACGAgacttaacaaattttttgcaAAATGATTGTTTGATCTTTAGGATAGAAGTTCGTGTTCAAGATCGATTTAAAATACCAgtataa
- the LOC128883663 gene encoding TNF receptor-associated factor 6-B-like isoform X2 produces MARLDNDKERITDEKNILCGDGMKEYLEPRFECPICLTWLRDPVLTSCGHKFCSQCIYTWLQKEGACCPVDSQPLKSESDLFRDLYTSREISQQRTPCPYQHFGCEIKLSPVDMEAHIDQCVYKRSLSNSQNIYCHFKKVGCIETFSVEEDLHTHLETNINLHLTMVLKTLPQVSITQTHANAVAAESKLWDPPPKSGTSSENNEPSLEWQHLLKNLYERIVVLEQQNRELSITVSNQKTQLTTLQTSLRFNQEEMFLRSCNGVYIWRLHSFHEKLDSMINDPLKMFYSPGFYTSPNGYKICARINVSSKDPEFVSLLLHIMKSENDDGLDWPFNGTMYFILVHPHDWEKDIREITSSRPDLEAFRKPVCELNKRSFGYTEFVRIRDLTNFLQNDCLIFRIEVRVQDRFKIPV; encoded by the exons ATGGCCAGGTTAGACAATGATAAAGAACGTATCACAgatgaaaagaatattctc TGTGGCGATGGTATGAAAGAATATCTTGAGCCTAGATTCGAGTGTCCTATTTGTTTAACTTGGCTACGTGATCCAGTTTTAACATCTTGTGGTCATAAATTCTGTTCGCAATGTATATACACTTGGCTTCA aaagGAAGGGGCTTGTTGTCCTGTTGATAGTCAACCACTTAAATCAGAAAGTGATTTATTCAGAGATTTGTATACAAGCAGGGAGATATCTCAGCAACGTACACCTTGTCCTTACCAACATTTTGGGTGTGAGATTAAGTTATCTCCTGTTGACATGGAGGCACACATTGATCAATGTGTATATAAAAGAAGTCTCTCaaattcacaaaatatttattgccaCTTTAAAAAAGTTGGATGCATAGAAACTTTCAGTGTAGAAGAAGATTTACATACACACttagaaacaaatataaatcttCATTTAACT ATGGTTTTAAAGACACTACCTCAAGTATCCATTACACAAACTCATGCTAATGCAGTAGCTGCTGAATCTAAGTTATGGGATCCACCACCAAAAAGTGGAACATCCTCAGAAAATAATGAACCATCATTAGAGTGGCAGCACTTGTTAAA GAATTTGTATGAAAGAATAGTTGTCCTGGAACAGCAAAACAGAGAACTGTCTATAACTGTTTCTAATCAAAAAACACAGCTTACAACTTTGCAGACATCTTTACGATTTAACCAAGAAGAAATGTTTTTGCGCAGTTGTAATGGTGTTTATATTTGGAGGTTACATTCCTTCCATGAAAAGCTTGACAGTATGATCAATGAtccattaaaaatgttttatagcCCTGGTTTCTACACGAGTCCTAATGGTTATAAAATTTGTGCTAGAATTAATGTGTCTTCTAAAGATCCTGAGTTTGTATCATTGCTTCTGCATATAATGAAATCGGAAAATGACGATGGTTTAGATTGGCCGTTTAATGGtacaatgtattttattttggtacATCCGCATGATTGGGAGAAAGACATACGAGAAATAACTTCATCAAGACCAGATCTTGAAGCATTTAGGAAACCAGTATGCGAATTGAACAAGCGGAGTTTTGGTTATACAGAATTTGTACGAATACGAgacttaacaaattttttgcaAAATGATTGTTTGATCTTTAGGATAGAAGTTCGTGTTCAAGATCGATTTAAAATACCAgtataa